From Humisphaera borealis, the proteins below share one genomic window:
- a CDS encoding DUF1501 domain-containing protein — MLSIPGQRGWTCDGVSRRELLRVGGAGLLGVSLANLLKLESAASAAAPTITPIAGGDKQVGFGKAKNFIFIFLQGGPSHIDIWDPKPDAPDNIRGQFKPIPTAIKGEYVSEVMPNLAKVMDKTTLIRSVSYTPAGLFNHTAAIYQMMTGYTPDKVSPSGQLEPPNRADYPCMGAQISKIRPPKDPMLPFVMLPRPLQESGVVGKGGTAGFLGAAADPYYLFQDPAKELNITDLALRQEVSVQRMSRRATILDKVNSQMPEIEKAVEEHALGEYDKKALELVISGRARKAFDLTEEKKETREKYGMHTFGQSLLVARRLIEAGTRVVQVNWPAVANGNPTVDAWDTHAANFGPLKNLHCPKLDSGLPALIADLEERGLLKDTIVLAIGEFGRSPKLGVSTSGNTNGPDGRDHWPYCYTSLMAGGGIARGAVFGKSDKTASAPQEDGVHPTQLLATVYHAMGIHPHTIVNNHLGQPRELVQADPVLKLFS; from the coding sequence ATGCTTTCAATCCCTGGACAACGCGGCTGGACCTGTGACGGCGTTTCTCGGCGCGAACTGCTTCGCGTCGGCGGGGCGGGGTTGCTGGGCGTTTCGCTCGCCAATCTGCTGAAGCTCGAATCGGCCGCCAGCGCCGCCGCGCCGACCATCACCCCCATCGCCGGCGGCGACAAGCAGGTGGGGTTCGGCAAGGCCAAGAACTTCATCTTCATCTTCCTGCAAGGCGGTCCGAGCCACATCGACATCTGGGACCCCAAGCCCGATGCCCCCGACAACATCCGCGGGCAGTTCAAGCCGATCCCGACCGCGATCAAAGGCGAATACGTCAGCGAAGTCATGCCCAACCTCGCGAAGGTGATGGACAAGACCACGCTCATCCGCTCCGTCAGCTACACGCCGGCCGGGTTGTTCAACCACACCGCCGCGATCTACCAGATGATGACCGGCTACACGCCGGACAAGGTGTCGCCGAGCGGCCAGCTCGAGCCGCCGAACCGGGCGGATTACCCGTGCATGGGTGCGCAGATCAGCAAGATCCGTCCGCCGAAGGACCCGATGCTGCCGTTCGTCATGCTGCCGCGACCGCTGCAGGAATCGGGCGTCGTCGGCAAGGGTGGCACGGCCGGCTTCCTGGGCGCCGCCGCCGACCCGTACTACCTGTTCCAGGACCCGGCCAAGGAACTGAACATCACCGACCTGGCGCTGCGTCAGGAAGTGTCGGTCCAGCGGATGAGCCGTCGGGCGACGATCCTGGACAAGGTCAACAGCCAGATGCCCGAGATCGAGAAGGCGGTCGAGGAGCACGCGCTGGGCGAATACGACAAGAAGGCGCTGGAACTGGTCATCTCCGGCCGGGCCCGCAAGGCGTTCGACCTGACCGAAGAGAAGAAAGAGACGCGCGAGAAGTACGGCATGCACACGTTCGGCCAGAGCCTGCTGGTCGCCCGACGATTGATCGAAGCCGGCACCCGCGTGGTGCAGGTCAACTGGCCCGCCGTCGCCAACGGCAACCCGACAGTGGACGCCTGGGACACGCACGCGGCGAACTTCGGCCCGCTCAAGAACCTGCACTGCCCGAAGCTCGACAGCGGCCTGCCGGCGCTGATCGCCGACCTGGAAGAACGCGGACTGCTCAAGGACACGATCGTGCTGGCGATCGGCGAGTTCGGCCGCAGCCCGAAGCTGGGCGTCAGCACAAGCGGCAACACCAACGGCCCCGACGGCCGCGACCACTGGCCGTACTGCTACACGAGCCTGATGGCCGGCGGCGGCATCGCCCGCGGCGCGGTCTTCGGCAAGAGCGACAAGACCGCCAGCGCGCCGCAGGAAGACGGCGTCCACCCGACGCAGTTGCTCGCGACGGTGTATCACGCGATGGGCATCCATCCGCACACGATCGTCAACAACCACCTCGGCCAGCCGAGAGAACTCGTGCAGGCGGACCCGGTGTTGAAGTTGTTCAGTTAA